The following coding sequences are from one Clostridioides difficile ATCC 9689 = DSM 1296 window:
- a CDS encoding MFS transporter — protein sequence MVKSSNTFNKNFNLMILGQIISLFGASILKFALSLYILDITGKAEIFATILAVSSIPIIVFSPIGGAIADIFNRRNLMVIFDFSSSLTVLILAVFLFNNNGSILLVGIIMTILSVISTMYQPTVQSSTPLLVDNEHLMNANGIVAGVASLTNIAGPVLGGVLYGVIGINAIIVISCVSFFLSAIMEIFIQIPFIKQEQNSNIIKTIFTDIKDGIVHICKENRFILKILFLAIAINLFLSSMLIVGIPYIVKITMGASNFLYGLAEGAISFSSLVAAVSIGIFSKHLKITNLHISFIICAVMFIPMAVSVYPFILNTGFPVPFLIFIVSSMLIFFTTTLISIYVITVTQLKTPNELLGKVMSILFAGTAIAMPLGQVMYGKLFDLLSDRVYIIILGVGFITLLIAFVSKITLRNENL from the coding sequence ATGGTAAAATCCTCGAACACTTTTAATAAAAACTTCAACTTGATGATATTAGGTCAAATAATCTCATTGTTTGGTGCATCAATACTCAAGTTTGCTTTGTCTTTATACATACTTGATATAACTGGTAAAGCAGAAATATTTGCTACTATACTAGCAGTATCTTCAATCCCAATTATAGTATTCTCCCCTATTGGTGGAGCTATTGCGGATATATTCAACAGAAGAAACTTAATGGTTATTTTTGATTTTTCAAGTAGTCTTACAGTACTAATCTTAGCAGTATTCTTATTCAACAATAATGGTTCAATATTACTTGTAGGAATTATTATGACCATATTATCAGTCATAAGCACAATGTATCAACCAACTGTTCAGTCAAGTACACCCCTTTTAGTTGATAATGAGCATTTAATGAATGCAAATGGTATTGTAGCTGGAGTTGCATCTCTTACAAATATTGCAGGACCTGTATTAGGAGGTGTCTTGTATGGTGTGATTGGAATTAATGCAATTATAGTTATAAGTTGTGTAAGTTTCTTTCTATCTGCAATTATGGAGATATTTATACAGATTCCTTTTATCAAACAAGAGCAAAACAGCAACATTATAAAAACTATATTTACTGATATAAAGGATGGTATTGTTCATATATGTAAAGAAAATAGATTTATACTAAAAATACTTTTTTTAGCTATAGCAATAAACTTATTTTTAAGCTCTATGTTAATAGTTGGTATCCCCTATATAGTAAAAATCACTATGGGAGCTAGTAACTTCTTATATGGTCTAGCAGAAGGAGCAATTTCTTTTAGTTCACTGGTAGCTGCTGTTAGTATTGGTATTTTCTCAAAACATCTAAAAATCACTAATTTGCACATTTCCTTTATTATATGTGCAGTTATGTTCATACCAATGGCGGTTTCAGTATATCCATTTATATTAAACACAGGATTTCCAGTTCCATTTTTAATCTTTATAGTATCATCTATGCTAATATTTTTTACAACGACTCTTATCTCAATATATGTTATAACAGTCACACAATTAAAAACTCCAAATGAACTCTTAGGAAAAGTAATGTCAATTCTTTTTGCAGGAACAGCAATTGCAATGCCCCTTGGTCAGGTTATGTATGGTAAACTTTTTGATTTATTATCAGATAGAGTGTACATCATTATACTAGGAGTTGGATTTATTACATTACTTATAGCATTTGTATCAAAGATAACATTGAGGAACGAAAATCTTTAG
- a CDS encoding NADP-dependent glyceraldehyde-3-phosphate dehydrogenase: MFNELKTKENVYKNLINGKWVESNSRKPIEIYSPIDNSLVGKVQSMTKHEVDEVIKNTKESIKVWAEMPVYKRANIFHKAADLLLENIDEIANILVLEIAKDIKSARAEVERTADFLRYTADVGKNMEGEAISGDNFPGGTRNKMSYVSRVPLGTVLAISPFNYPVNLSMSKIAPALIGGNAVVLKPATQGAISALHVVEIMRKAGIPDGVLNTITGRGSEIGDYVVTHKGINFINFTGSTEVGQHISKISGMVPLLLELGGKDAAIVLEDADLDFAAKNIVSGAYSYSGQRCTAVKRILVQESVADKLVGKIKPLVEKLTIGNPMDEVVITPLIDNKATDFVQGLVDDALHKGAKLITGNVRKNNLFYPTLLDNVNVDMKIAWEEPFGPVLPIIRVKDINQAIEIANQSEYGLQSSVFTSDIDKAFYIADKLEVGTVQINNKTERGPDHFPFLGVKASGMGTQGVKYSIEAMTRPKAVVVNVREL; the protein is encoded by the coding sequence ATGTTTAATGAACTTAAAACAAAAGAAAATGTATATAAAAATTTAATAAATGGAAAATGGGTAGAATCTAATTCGAGAAAGCCAATAGAAATTTACTCACCAATAGATAATTCTCTTGTTGGGAAAGTACAATCTATGACAAAACATGAGGTAGATGAGGTTATAAAAAACACAAAAGAGAGTATAAAAGTATGGGCTGAAATGCCTGTATACAAGAGAGCCAATATATTTCATAAGGCTGCTGATTTATTGTTAGAAAATATAGATGAGATAGCTAATATACTGGTACTTGAAATAGCCAAAGACATAAAATCTGCAAGGGCAGAAGTTGAGAGAACAGCAGATTTTTTAAGATACACAGCTGATGTGGGAAAAAATATGGAGGGTGAAGCCATTAGTGGAGATAATTTCCCTGGTGGAACAAGAAATAAGATGTCTTATGTTTCAAGGGTTCCATTAGGTACTGTTTTAGCTATATCTCCTTTTAATTATCCTGTAAATTTATCAATGTCAAAGATTGCTCCAGCACTTATTGGTGGAAATGCAGTCGTATTAAAACCTGCTACACAAGGGGCTATTAGCGCACTTCATGTGGTAGAAATTATGAGAAAAGCTGGGATACCAGATGGAGTACTTAATACTATTACAGGTAGGGGTAGTGAGATAGGAGATTATGTTGTAACGCATAAAGGAATTAATTTTATTAACTTTACTGGTAGTACTGAAGTTGGTCAGCATATATCTAAAATATCTGGAATGGTACCATTATTATTGGAGCTTGGTGGAAAAGATGCGGCTATAGTATTAGAAGATGCAGACTTAGATTTTGCAGCTAAGAATATAGTATCTGGAGCGTATTCATATTCAGGACAAAGATGTACGGCAGTAAAGAGAATTTTAGTACAAGAGAGTGTGGCGGATAAATTAGTCGGAAAAATAAAGCCATTGGTAGAGAAGTTGACAATTGGAAATCCAATGGATGAAGTAGTTATCACTCCTCTTATAGATAATAAAGCAACTGATTTTGTTCAAGGGTTGGTTGATGATGCATTACATAAAGGAGCAAAGTTAATAACAGGCAATGTTAGAAAAAATAATTTATTCTATCCAACATTGTTAGATAATGTAAATGTTGATATGAAAATTGCTTGGGAAGAACCATTTGGTCCAGTACTTCCAATTATAAGAGTTAAAGATATAAATCAAGCAATTGAAATTGCTAATCAATCAGAGTATGGGCTTCAATCATCAGTATTTACAAGTGATATTGATAAGGCATTTTATATAGCTGATAAACTTGAAGTTGGTACTGTTCAAATAAATAATAAGACTGAAAGAGGTCCAGACCACTTCCCATTTTTAGGTGTAAAGGCATCTGGTATGGGAACTCAAGGTGTTAAGTATTCAATTGAGGCTATGACTAGACCTAAGGCAGTAGTGGTAAATGTTAGGGAGTTGTAA
- a CDS encoding TetR/AcrR family transcriptional regulator, which translates to MPKGIVLTPEQQAERREKIVAVALSLMAENGFQKTSMREIAVLANMGKSSLYDFFKTKDEIVVYAVEKEIEKTIQQVHRIIDGEPSPQQCLRKIMLNHLRFPEQYRTVLMWLNTESDYLEEEYRKRLKDARYAYQDIIKSVIDNGVTTGIFRKTDTALVTRLLINSMLSISYTSRPLDSSEKMLDETMNIFLHGIMNDGGE; encoded by the coding sequence ATGCCAAAAGGAATTGTGCTTACACCCGAACAACAAGCAGAACGCCGAGAAAAAATAGTTGCTGTTGCTTTGAGTCTCATGGCTGAAAATGGATTCCAAAAAACATCAATGAGAGAAATTGCAGTTTTAGCCAACATGGGAAAGTCAAGTCTATACGATTTTTTCAAAACGAAAGATGAGATTGTTGTATATGCAGTTGAGAAAGAAATAGAAAAAACTATCCAACAAGTTCATAGGATTATTGATGGTGAACCTTCACCACAACAGTGCCTTAGAAAAATCATGCTTAATCATCTTAGATTTCCAGAGCAGTATAGAACTGTACTGATGTGGTTAAATACAGAATCTGATTATTTAGAAGAAGAGTATCGAAAGAGACTTAAAGATGCTCGTTATGCATATCAAGATATTATAAAATCGGTAATTGATAATGGTGTGACCACAGGCATCTTTCGCAAAACGGATACCGCTCTTGTGACACGTTTGTTAATTAACTCCATGTTATCAATCAGTTACACGTCAAGACCATTGGATAGTTCGGAAAAAATGTTGGATGAAACAATGAATATATTTCTGCACGGAATTATGAATGATGGAGGTGAATGA
- a CDS encoding GGDEF domain-containing protein produces MKYHIFLIITTILIIELCNIYICKIASFGNKNITIHKNYKYIFLIKPLTFLIIIFTKLPLPLYYILFYIVSHKLLLSRKSSTNNHFIPNMAVISFCILHLITVSTISLVKNTSPDIIFANMTYRLISILIASILDFILWYSMNKIKEHIYIITQNQIEFSLFLKFIWFTLGYILFDSIQITFAPPSSLTSYFILGSNILLILQLIIFINHIYSIEKNIYLEKEHHRLKMIKQEQLLKVNLLKKKANIDELTSAYNRKFAFEKIQHYINNNLLFSLIYIDLDKLKTINDTYGHLAGDNYIINFSSIVIENLGIDDIFARIGGDEFIVIMPKSNENTTKEFIEKISKIMDNTISFSYGIVEVSSENKMTVEEIINIADIRMYTNKQNNHKRNNN; encoded by the coding sequence ATGAAATACCATATATTTTTAATCATAACTACTATATTAATAATCGAACTATGTAACATTTACATATGCAAAATAGCATCTTTTGGAAACAAAAATATAACTATACATAAGAATTACAAATATATTTTTTTAATAAAACCATTAACCTTCTTGATAATAATATTCACAAAATTACCATTACCACTATATTATATATTGTTTTACATAGTAAGTCATAAATTGCTCTTAAGCAGAAAAAGTTCTACTAACAACCATTTTATTCCCAATATGGCAGTAATAAGTTTTTGTATTTTACACCTTATTACTGTAAGTACAATATCACTTGTTAAAAATACAAGTCCAGATATAATATTTGCAAATATGACCTATAGGTTAATTAGTATTTTAATAGCTTCTATTTTAGATTTTATCTTATGGTACTCTATGAATAAAATAAAAGAGCATATTTATATAATAACTCAAAATCAAATAGAGTTCAGTCTATTTTTAAAATTTATCTGGTTCACTTTAGGATATATATTATTTGATAGTATACAAATTACATTTGCTCCACCAAGTTCTCTAACTTCCTACTTTATATTGGGAAGTAACATATTATTAATCTTACAACTAATTATATTCATCAATCATATATATTCCATTGAAAAAAATATTTATTTAGAAAAAGAACATCATAGACTAAAAATGATAAAACAAGAACAATTACTAAAAGTAAATTTATTAAAGAAAAAAGCTAACATTGATGAATTAACATCAGCATATAATCGAAAATTTGCTTTTGAAAAAATACAGCATTACATTAATAACAATTTATTATTTTCATTGATATATATCGATTTGGATAAATTAAAGACGATAAATGATACATATGGACATTTAGCTGGGGATAACTATATTATTAACTTCTCAAGTATAGTTATTGAAAACTTAGGAATAGATGACATATTTGCTAGAATAGGAGGAGATGAGTTTATAGTTATTATGCCTAAATCTAATGAAAACACCACAAAAGAATTTATAGAGAAAATAAGTAAAATTATGGATAATACGATATCTTTTAGCTATGGTATTGTAGAAGTTTCTAGCGAAAACAAAATGACTGTAGAAGAAATTATTAATATTGCTGATATTAGAATGTACACTAATAAACAAAATAATCATAAAAGGAACAATAACTAA
- a CDS encoding TetR/AcrR family transcriptional regulator: MAKSFTEIEKDNIRKRLISECEINWSKYGYKKTNIDELCSKSGIAKGSFYTFFDSKEKLFFEVLNGIQNKLISSVDEILSNMPPKEGFAKSLKMLYRLYDKNPFLYSPNNPDFISLINKLPQDMFLQLESNNIQSFYDLIERHNLKLKIEKEKVFGVCNALLSSLLVKENIEYNYIEVFDFMVDNLVEHILE; this comes from the coding sequence ATGGCTAAAAGTTTTACAGAAATAGAAAAAGACAATATAAGAAAAAGACTAATTTCAGAATGTGAAATCAACTGGTCTAAATATGGATACAAAAAAACTAATATTGATGAACTTTGTTCAAAATCAGGAATTGCAAAGGGTTCTTTCTATACATTTTTTGATTCAAAAGAAAAGTTATTTTTTGAAGTATTAAATGGAATCCAAAACAAACTTATATCATCAGTAGATGAAATTTTAAGTAACATGCCTCCAAAAGAAGGCTTTGCAAAATCCTTAAAAATGTTATATCGATTATATGATAAAAATCCATTTTTATATTCACCAAATAATCCTGATTTCATCAGCCTAATAAATAAACTACCTCAAGATATGTTTTTACAACTTGAGTCCAATAACATACAAAGTTTTTACGACTTAATTGAGAGACACAATCTCAAGTTGAAGATAGAAAAAGAAAAAGTTTTTGGTGTTTGTAATGCTCTACTATCAAGTCTATTGGTAAAAGAAAATATTGAATATAACTATATTGAAGTGTTTGACTTTATGGTGGATAATCTTGTAGAACACATACTTGAATAA
- a CDS encoding GGDEF domain-containing protein has protein sequence MSIVLNMPAYLFDSNSIANIYRVFPISFSFIVTGLYFSYKNNKNNKINFEAVLEDKKNLIFLLSLMFGMYLYLCLSLSIYYTVGNVLILKLYGIKSAIIVLVGNYIAERYSFRITQIKGYDIKNQIEYVESIKTEYEINKLNDIVYTDLLTGFYNRPFVNQKLSEWTSNHYKFTLCFTDLNSLKPVNDKFGHQFGDKYISTTAQIIKKLINVENSLLFRYGGDEFLFLLQNTSCVEAEKIMININYELSKLSNTDEYPYALSISYGLVEWDGISDIETLISKADSLMYENKLKNKSTLN, from the coding sequence ATGTCAATAGTGTTAAATATGCCAGCATATTTATTTGATAGTAATTCTATTGCAAATATTTACAGAGTATTTCCTATATCATTTAGCTTTATAGTTACAGGACTATATTTCAGTTATAAAAATAATAAAAATAATAAGATTAACTTTGAGGCAGTTTTAGAGGACAAAAAAAACTTAATTTTCTTATTGAGCCTTATGTTTGGAATGTACTTGTATCTATGTTTGAGTTTGTCAATATACTATACTGTTGGAAATGTATTGATTTTAAAATTATATGGAATCAAGTCTGCCATAATAGTTTTGGTAGGTAACTATATTGCAGAAAGATATAGCTTTAGAATTACTCAAATAAAAGGTTATGATATTAAAAATCAAATAGAATATGTAGAAAGTATAAAGACAGAGTATGAAATTAATAAATTGAATGATATTGTATATACAGATTTACTGACAGGCTTCTACAATAGACCTTTTGTAAATCAAAAACTATCAGAGTGGACATCAAATCACTACAAATTTACCTTATGTTTTACTGATTTAAATAGCTTAAAACCTGTAAATGATAAATTTGGACACCAATTTGGTGATAAATACATATCCACTACTGCTCAAATAATAAAAAAACTTATAAATGTAGAAAATTCCTTACTATTTAGATATGGTGGAGATGAATTTTTATTCCTTTTACAGAATACAAGTTGTGTAGAAGCAGAAAAAATAATGATTAATATAAATTATGAATTATCAAAATTAAGTAATACTGACGAGTATCCTTATGCTCTTTCCATAAGCTATGGATTAGTTGAGTGGGATGGAATATCCGATATTGAAACTTTAATATCAAAGGCAGATTCTTTGATGTATGAAAATAAGCTTAAAAATAAATCTACTTTAAACTAG
- a CDS encoding PEP/pyruvate-binding domain-containing protein, which yields MIYYVLPLEHKQATIEIVGGKGMSLSKLLTAGIPVPDGFHVTTASYQIFVETNHIQSRINKLLDGIDSNNTSQLEDVSKKIGELFHNGEMPQEVSDAIKTAYAGLGNISVAVRSSATAEDLPDASFAGQQETYLNIQGEDKVIDAVKRCWASLWTARAIAYRVKNNIKHEIVALAVVVQKLAFSDSSGIMFTLNPINGRRSEMIINAAWGLGEAVVSSLVTPDTIVVDKDSERIISYEVANKEIMTVRTSEGTEETMVPERLRKKYALTRNQVMQLIQLGKKIEKYYQMPMDVEWALEKDKLYIVQARPITVLPPEWVLPEQDVVYTKGSLAEHLPNPVTPLFATLGLEIVNRASELLWIDMFGKSAKKLLPKNGAYTVINGYVYLSAKSNPLLIAIKSLSPRSLRRTLMNSVARWETARKGYEDAIKQWEEKPLHTMNAHQIMEGIQTIFYAACIYFTRIQLTLPAASISETLFTKLFQGAVRRAGITDTSVFLLGFDTIVLQSEKELWGISEWVKQNNSINLYLQNSPAIKIAEDFMSSVVPVGVSQEVWIEWKNRINKYFKEFGRTAYEFDFAHSTPQETLTPTFESVKTFVEGKGESPFLRQTTFEKRRKHAEEEILQHIGGLRKKLFFKLLHWAQETSPMRENAIYLMGMGHPLIRCMFQEISERFIRGGAISHLDDIYWLTKSELEVLIEQLDKNKSLSDMNGIIPVRKAELKKYMGYVSPSKLPEKNKKTISQAPQKQKDGKIVLTGIGTSTGVVTAPACVLNSPADFESFQPGSVLVAVTTTPAWTPLFSSASAIVTDIGGPLSHSSIVAREYGIPAVMATHIATRTIKSGQMITVDGLAGTVTFDE from the coding sequence ATGATTTATTATGTCTTGCCACTGGAACATAAACAAGCAACCATTGAAATTGTTGGTGGAAAAGGGATGTCTTTATCAAAACTATTGACAGCAGGCATCCCTGTGCCAGACGGTTTTCATGTTACGACTGCTTCATACCAGATTTTTGTTGAGACGAACCATATTCAGTCTCGAATTAATAAACTGCTAGATGGTATTGATTCCAATAATACCAGCCAACTTGAAGATGTATCTAAGAAAATAGGGGAGCTTTTCCATAATGGAGAAATGCCACAGGAAGTGTCGGACGCAATTAAAACAGCTTATGCCGGATTAGGGAACATATCGGTGGCTGTCCGTTCGTCTGCGACTGCTGAAGATTTACCTGACGCTTCTTTTGCAGGTCAGCAGGAAACTTATCTTAACATACAAGGTGAAGATAAAGTTATTGACGCTGTAAAGAGATGCTGGGCTTCCTTATGGACAGCTCGTGCTATTGCTTATCGTGTGAAGAATAATATAAAGCACGAGATTGTCGCACTTGCTGTTGTAGTACAAAAGCTTGCATTTTCCGATTCATCTGGTATTATGTTTACGTTAAACCCAATCAATGGTAGACGTAGCGAAATGATTATTAACGCTGCATGGGGGCTTGGTGAAGCGGTGGTTTCTAGCTTAGTTACACCCGATACAATCGTAGTGGATAAGGATTCCGAACGAATTATATCGTATGAAGTGGCAAATAAAGAGATTATGACGGTTCGTACTTCAGAAGGAACAGAAGAAACCATGGTTCCTGAAAGGTTGAGAAAAAAATATGCTCTTACTCGTAATCAGGTAATGCAACTGATACAGCTTGGAAAGAAAATTGAGAAGTATTATCAAATGCCTATGGATGTAGAGTGGGCACTGGAAAAAGATAAATTGTACATTGTTCAGGCTCGTCCAATTACTGTTCTGCCACCAGAATGGGTATTGCCAGAACAGGATGTTGTATACACAAAGGGAAGTTTGGCAGAACATTTGCCAAATCCTGTTACACCTTTGTTCGCCACGCTTGGTCTTGAAATCGTAAACCGTGCATCAGAGCTTTTATGGATAGATATGTTTGGTAAAAGTGCGAAAAAATTATTACCAAAAAACGGGGCATATACGGTTATTAATGGATATGTTTATCTTTCTGCTAAATCAAATCCACTTTTGATTGCTATCAAATCCCTTTCCCCACGCTCTTTACGTAGGACACTTATGAACAGCGTTGCACGCTGGGAAACGGCACGAAAAGGATATGAGGATGCTATTAAACAATGGGAAGAAAAGCCCCTGCATACTATGAACGCCCATCAAATTATGGAGGGTATTCAGACAATATTTTATGCCGCATGTATTTATTTCACAAGGATTCAGCTTACATTGCCTGCTGCTTCTATCAGTGAAACATTATTTACAAAATTATTTCAAGGAGCAGTTCGACGTGCTGGTATAACGGATACTTCCGTTTTCCTGCTTGGGTTTGATACGATTGTTCTGCAATCGGAAAAGGAGTTGTGGGGTATTTCAGAATGGGTAAAGCAAAATAACAGCATCAACCTTTATCTGCAAAACAGTCCTGCAATAAAGATAGCAGAAGATTTCATGTCTTCAGTTGTGCCTGTTGGAGTTTCACAGGAAGTATGGATAGAATGGAAAAATCGAATCAATAAGTACTTTAAAGAGTTTGGTCGTACCGCTTATGAGTTTGATTTTGCGCATTCCACACCGCAGGAAACACTTACACCAACTTTTGAATCCGTAAAAACATTTGTGGAAGGAAAAGGGGAAAGTCCTTTTTTACGCCAGACCACGTTTGAAAAGCGTAGAAAACATGCAGAAGAAGAGATTTTACAACACATAGGTGGATTGCGTAAAAAACTATTTTTTAAGTTGCTCCATTGGGCACAGGAAACCTCTCCTATGCGTGAAAATGCTATTTATTTGATGGGAATGGGACATCCTCTGATTCGTTGTATGTTTCAGGAAATCTCAGAACGATTCATACGAGGAGGAGCTATTTCACATTTAGATGATATTTATTGGCTCACAAAATCGGAATTGGAGGTACTTATAGAGCAGTTGGATAAAAACAAGTCTCTATCTGATATGAACGGGATAATACCTGTTCGAAAAGCTGAACTTAAAAAATACATGGGTTATGTGTCACCATCCAAGTTGCCAGAAAAAAACAAAAAAACTATATCACAAGCACCACAGAAGCAGAAAGATGGGAAAATTGTGTTGACGGGCATTGGTACCAGTACTGGTGTTGTGACGGCTCCAGCTTGTGTACTGAATAGTCCAGCAGATTTTGAAAGCTTTCAACCTGGAAGTGTTTTGGTTGCAGTTACCACAACTCCAGCATGGACACCATTATTTTCATCTGCAAGTGCGATTGTAACGGACATTGGTGGTCCTCTTAGCCATTCAAGCATTGTCGCACGTGAATATGGCATCCCAGCCGTTATGGCTACACACATTGCCACACGAACTATTAAGAGCGGACAAATGATAACGGTGGATGGGTTGGCAGGTACGGTGACGTTTGATGAGTAA
- a CDS encoding sensor histidine kinase gives MIKSSLFWNIFIAISFMIEWFLCKKMLDYTSEKRISNKKINFCMVGIIVFADIIYFFDVPPNIRVIISMIITIAFYKISYDVRFIKSVLISLIYWMLLIATDALSISLTVWLNSINDMSSMGTGDIYRIESIILGKILLIVSLLLYRALKIKLNIEINKRTLFYIVIPIVANIASFFVIFEYIFNPGSGSLIHNFQFVMISVVLLISSITLVLIAKKLQQYNTLVVENNMIKNTLKYENEYYEDIEKKYLKTRLLSHDMKNHILCINAMIKKGIDVTSYLNNLQVEIQSNDLLFNTGNFILDAILSEKKEVCDKNDIELKIGINFSCCEAVELVDICHIFSNILDNAIEACNKIDSGNRVICVKGDVMQNFYLIRVENTKMNKIITKNGDILTDKKGSLHGLGIKSVKNSVNKYGGNVVIEYDDKKFVVKIAIPLRNVKKAVNHVI, from the coding sequence ATGATAAAGTCAAGCTTATTTTGGAATATTTTCATTGCGATATCCTTTATGATAGAATGGTTTCTTTGTAAGAAAATGCTAGATTATACAAGTGAGAAAAGGATTTCTAACAAAAAAATAAACTTTTGTATGGTAGGTATTATTGTTTTTGCTGACATAATATATTTTTTTGATGTACCTCCAAATATAAGAGTAATTATATCTATGATAATTACTATTGCATTTTATAAAATCTCATATGATGTGAGGTTTATAAAGTCTGTATTAATATCCTTAATTTATTGGATGTTACTAATCGCCACAGATGCTTTGAGTATATCTTTAACAGTTTGGCTTAATTCTATAAATGACATGAGTAGTATGGGGACGGGAGATATATACAGAATTGAGTCTATAATATTGGGAAAGATACTTTTGATTGTGTCTTTGCTTTTATATAGAGCCTTAAAGATAAAACTTAATATAGAAATAAATAAAAGGACATTATTTTATATAGTTATTCCTATAGTCGCTAATATAGCATCTTTTTTTGTAATTTTTGAATACATATTTAATCCAGGGTCTGGTAGCTTAATACATAATTTCCAATTCGTTATGATTTCTGTTGTATTGCTTATATCAAGTATCACTTTAGTTTTAATTGCTAAAAAATTACAGCAATATAATACTTTAGTTGTAGAAAACAATATGATTAAAAATACTTTGAAGTATGAAAATGAGTATTATGAAGATATAGAAAAGAAATATTTAAAAACTAGATTACTAAGTCATGATATGAAAAATCACATATTGTGTATAAATGCTATGATTAAAAAAGGTATTGATGTTACTTCTTATTTAAATAATTTGCAGGTAGAAATTCAGAGTAATGACTTGTTATTTAATACTGGTAATTTTATATTAGATGCTATATTAAGTGAAAAGAAAGAGGTTTGTGATAAGAATGATATAGAACTAAAAATAGGAATAAATTTTAGTTGTTGTGAAGCTGTTGAATTAGTGGATATATGTCATATATTTTCAAATATTTTAGACAATGCAATTGAGGCATGTAATAAAATTGATAGTGGAAATAGAGTTATTTGTGTTAAAGGTGATGTTATGCAAAATTTTTATTTAATAAGAGTTGAAAATACTAAGATGAATAAGATTATTACTAAAAATGGAGATATTTTGACAGACAAAAAAGGTTCTCTTCATGGACTTGGAATAAAAAGTGTAAAAAACTCTGTAAATAAGTATGGTGGTAATGTTGTAATTGAATATGATGATAAAAAATTTGTAGTTAAAATTGCTATTCCACTTAGAAATGTGAAGAAAGCAGTTAATCATGTGATTTAA
- a CDS encoding hydrolase, whose translation MSYMPTLEQAWEILRKYNKEEFHIRHAQIVSGVMRYYAKEYDPERVEFWEIVGLLHDLDFEMYPDEHCVKQRELMTELDLDKSIIDSTISHGYGLTGSDVKPEQFMEKVLFAVDELTGLIGAAAIMRPSKSVSDLELKSVKKKFKDKSFAAGCSRDVIRSGAEMLGWELDKLIQTTIEAMRSLIPEMAI comes from the coding sequence ATGAGTTACATGCCAACTTTAGAACAAGCATGGGAAATATTAAGAAAATACAATAAGGAAGAATTTCATATAAGACATGCTCAAATTGTATCTGGAGTTATGAGATACTATGCAAAGGAGTACGACCCTGAAAGAGTAGAATTTTGGGAAATAGTTGGACTTTTACATGATTTAGATTTTGAAATGTATCCTGATGAACATTGTGTTAAACAAAGAGAATTAATGACAGAGCTTGATTTAGATAAATCAATAATCGATTCTACAATAAGTCATGGATATGGATTAACTGGTTCAGATGTTAAACCAGAGCAATTTATGGAGAAAGTATTATTTGCTGTGGATGAACTTACTGGTTTAATTGGTGCTGCTGCAATAATGCGTCCTTCAAAGAGCGTTTCTGATTTAGAATTAAAATCTGTTAAGAAGAAATTTAAAGATAAATCATTTGCTGCTGGCTGTTCTCGAGACGTTATAAGAAGTGGTGCAGAAATGCTTGGATGGGAACTTGATAAGCTTATCCAAACAACTATAGAAGCTATGAGAAGCTTGATTCCAGAGATGGCAATATAG